From a region of the Salminus brasiliensis chromosome 4, fSalBra1.hap2, whole genome shotgun sequence genome:
- the ppm1ba gene encoding protein phosphatase 1B isoform X1 yields the protein MGAFLDKPKTEKHNAHGDGNGLRYGLSSMQGWRVEMEDAHTATVGLPHGLDDWSFFAVYDGHAGSRVANYCSKHLLEHIVAAGSADELRRAGAPSPETPVVEAVKSGIRAGFLRIDEHMRSFTDLRNGMDRSGSTAVAVLLSPEHMYFINCGDSRALLCRNAHVCFSTLDHKPCNPRERERIQNAGGSVMIQRVNGSLAVSRALGDYDYKCVEGKGPTEQLVSPEPEVFEIVRSEAEDEFVVLACDGIWDVMSNEELCAFVRARLEVSDNLEKVCNEVVDTCLHKGSRDNMSVVLVCLPNAPKVSEEAVKKDAELDKFLESRVEELIEKAGEEGIPDLVHVMRNLATENIQNLPPGGGLASKHSVIEAVYNRLNPQREEDGNGADLEDPW from the exons ATGGgggcatttctggacaagcccAAGACGGAGAAGCACAATGCACACGGTGATGGCAATGGCCTACGCTATGGCCTGAGCAGCATGCAGGGCTGGCGGGTGGAGATGGAGGATGCACACACTGCCACGGTCGGCCTTCCTCACGGCCTGGATGACTGGTCCTTCTTCGCCGTGTACGATGGGCACGCCGGCTCACGTGTAGCCAACTACTGCTCCAAGCATCTGCTGGAGCACATTGTGGCAGCCGGCTCAGCAGATGAGCTGCGACGGGCTGGTGCTCCATCACCCGAGACGCCGGTTGTGGAGGCGGTGAAGAGCGGCATCCGTGCTGGATTCCTGCGCATCGACGAGCACATGCGCAGCTTCACGGACCTGCGCAACGGCATGGACCGCAGTGGCTCCACGGCCGTGGCCGTGCTGCTCTCGCCCGAGCACATGTACTTCATTAACTGCGGCGACTCGCGGGCGCTGCTCTGCCGCAACGCGCACGTCTGCTTCTCCACGCTGGACCACAAGCCGTGCAACCCACGTGAGAGGGAGCGCATTCAGAACGCTGGTGGCTCCGTCATGATCCAGCGAGTTAATGGCTCGCTAGCTGTGTCACGAGCGCTTGGCGACTACGACTACAAGTGCGTGGAGGGCAAGGGTCCTACGGAGCAGCTGGTGTCACCCGAGCCAGAGGTGTTTGAAATTGTGCGTTCCGAGGCAGAGGACGAGTTTGTAGTGCTGGCCTGCGATGGCATCTGGGATGTGATGAGCAATGAGGAGCTTTGCGCCTTTGTCCGCGCCAGGCTGGAGGTGTCTGATAACTTGGAGAAAGTGTGCAATGAGGTGGTGGATACGTGTCTACACAAG GGAAGTCGAGATAATATGAgtgttgtgttggtgtgtttgcCAAATGCACCTAAAGTGTCAGAAGAGGCAGTGAAGAAAGATGCAGAGCTGGATAAATTTCTTGAATCACGTGTGGAAG AGCTCATAGAGAAAGCAGGCGAGGAGGGCATTCCTGACCTGGTACATGTCATGAGAAACCTCGCCACAGAGAATATCCAAAACCtcccaccagggggaggcctcgCCAGCAA GCACAGTGTTATCGAGGCCGTGTATAACCGGCTCAATCCCCAAAGAGAAGAAGACGGG AATGGCGCAGACCTTGAGGACCCCTGGTAG
- the ppm1ba gene encoding protein phosphatase 1B isoform X2, translating into MGAFLDKPKTEKHNAHGDGNGLRYGLSSMQGWRVEMEDAHTATVGLPHGLDDWSFFAVYDGHAGSRVANYCSKHLLEHIVAAGSADELRRAGAPSPETPVVEAVKSGIRAGFLRIDEHMRSFTDLRNGMDRSGSTAVAVLLSPEHMYFINCGDSRALLCRNAHVCFSTLDHKPCNPRERERIQNAGGSVMIQRVNGSLAVSRALGDYDYKCVEGKGPTEQLVSPEPEVFEIVRSEAEDEFVVLACDGIWDVMSNEELCAFVRARLEVSDNLEKVCNEVVDTCLHKGSRDNMSVVLVCLPNAPKVSEEAVKKDAELDKFLESRVEELIEKAGEEGIPDLVHVMRNLATENIQNLPPGGGLASKHSVIEAVYNRLNPQREEDGPSCFIW; encoded by the exons ATGGgggcatttctggacaagcccAAGACGGAGAAGCACAATGCACACGGTGATGGCAATGGCCTACGCTATGGCCTGAGCAGCATGCAGGGCTGGCGGGTGGAGATGGAGGATGCACACACTGCCACGGTCGGCCTTCCTCACGGCCTGGATGACTGGTCCTTCTTCGCCGTGTACGATGGGCACGCCGGCTCACGTGTAGCCAACTACTGCTCCAAGCATCTGCTGGAGCACATTGTGGCAGCCGGCTCAGCAGATGAGCTGCGACGGGCTGGTGCTCCATCACCCGAGACGCCGGTTGTGGAGGCGGTGAAGAGCGGCATCCGTGCTGGATTCCTGCGCATCGACGAGCACATGCGCAGCTTCACGGACCTGCGCAACGGCATGGACCGCAGTGGCTCCACGGCCGTGGCCGTGCTGCTCTCGCCCGAGCACATGTACTTCATTAACTGCGGCGACTCGCGGGCGCTGCTCTGCCGCAACGCGCACGTCTGCTTCTCCACGCTGGACCACAAGCCGTGCAACCCACGTGAGAGGGAGCGCATTCAGAACGCTGGTGGCTCCGTCATGATCCAGCGAGTTAATGGCTCGCTAGCTGTGTCACGAGCGCTTGGCGACTACGACTACAAGTGCGTGGAGGGCAAGGGTCCTACGGAGCAGCTGGTGTCACCCGAGCCAGAGGTGTTTGAAATTGTGCGTTCCGAGGCAGAGGACGAGTTTGTAGTGCTGGCCTGCGATGGCATCTGGGATGTGATGAGCAATGAGGAGCTTTGCGCCTTTGTCCGCGCCAGGCTGGAGGTGTCTGATAACTTGGAGAAAGTGTGCAATGAGGTGGTGGATACGTGTCTACACAAG GGAAGTCGAGATAATATGAgtgttgtgttggtgtgtttgcCAAATGCACCTAAAGTGTCAGAAGAGGCAGTGAAGAAAGATGCAGAGCTGGATAAATTTCTTGAATCACGTGTGGAAG AGCTCATAGAGAAAGCAGGCGAGGAGGGCATTCCTGACCTGGTACATGTCATGAGAAACCTCGCCACAGAGAATATCCAAAACCtcccaccagggggaggcctcgCCAGCAA GCACAGTGTTATCGAGGCCGTGTATAACCGGCTCAATCCCCAAAGAGAAGAAGACGGG CCCTCCTGTTTCATTTGGTAA